A window of the Tachysurus fulvidraco isolate hzauxx_2018 chromosome 6, HZAU_PFXX_2.0, whole genome shotgun sequence genome harbors these coding sequences:
- the ccnt2a gene encoding cyclin-T2a isoform X3, which yields MAAHRGSSSKWFFSREQLETTPSRRCGLEPDRELSYRQQAANLIQDMGQRLNVSCLFLNSYPSSQLTINTAIVYMHRFYMYHSFTKFHRNIISPTALFLAAKVEEQPRKLEHVIKVAHACLNPQEAPLDTKSNAYLQQAQELVILETIVLQTLGFEITIEHPHTDVVKCSQLVRASKDLAQTSYFMATNSLHLTTFCLQHRPTVIACVCIHLACKWSNWEIPVSTDSKHWWEYVDSSVTLELLDELTHEFLQILEKTPSKLKRIRNWRATQAAKKPKTDGASSESSSFPGPSLVQDHLMVDAISGVTANATFSKPSTSLPISLQASGLPLDHIATTVQGSSYNFTTPGDWPQDQTHSDPYVFKQLPLLPHRPDKCAEFTAVKHEHKASKQQSSVYLPPPTSQPQKMSLEKYKEKHAAELAAQKRRQEQPSMESEVRDSYGSSSQVEHRKSQQPYALEQQGGSSSSTFTSSPLKMKLPITGQEKVQGEKREKASSLKLRLPVQAEKSGTSKEELKMKIKVSSERHSSSDEGASKSKHSSPLVSKEKHRHHHKHGYTNPHQRSVSTIKSPVTLGSESGQGSSALHKRTHTDGSHNHRSKKSKGSKPATAGGQGFPGEPWS from the exons ATGGCGGCGCACCGGGGATCATCGAGCAAATGGTTTTTCTCCCGGGAGCAACTGGAGACGACGCCGTCGCGCCGGTGTGGACTGGAGCCCGACAGAGAGCTCTCATACCGTCAACAAGCTGCAAATCTCATCCAGGATATGGGACAGAGGCTCAATGT TTCATGTCTCTTCCTTAATTCTTACCCCAGCTCACAACTGACGATAAACACTGCAATTGTTTACATGCATAGGTTTTATATGTACCACTCATTCACCAAGTTCCACAGAAAC ATAATCTCCCCCACTGCGTTATTCTTGGCGGCTAAAGTCGAGGAACAACCCAGAAAACTTGAACACGTCATTAAAGTGGCGCACGCCTGTTTAAACCCTCAAGAGGCTCCTTTAGATACAAAGAGTAAT GCGTACCTCCAGCAAGCTCAAGAGCTGGTGATACTTGAAACCATAGTGCTGCAGACTTTAG GGTTTGAAATAACTATTGAGCATCCTCATACTGATGTTGTGAAATGTTCCCAACTAGTTCGAG CAAGCAAGGATCTGGCACAGACTTCCTATTTCATGGCTACCAACAG CCTACACCTCACCACGTTCTGCCTGCAGCACAGGCCCACAGTCATCGCTTGCGTGTGCATTCACTTAGCCTGCAAGTGGTCGAACTGGGAGATCCCTGTTTCTACTGACAGCAAGCACTGGTGGGAGTATGTGGACAGTTCGGTCACACTTGAGCTCCTCGATG AATTGACACACGAGTTTCTTCAGATTTTGGAGAAGACTCCCAGTAAGTTAAAGAGGATTCGAAACTGGAGG GCAACGCAAGCTGCCAAGAAACCTAAAACAGATGGAGCATCATCCGAAAGCAGCTCTTTTCCTGGCCCCTCGTTAGTCCAGGACCACTTGATGGTAGACGCCATTTCTGGAGTTACAGCAAACGCGACCTTTTCCAAACCTTCTACGTCACTTCCTATTTCCCTGCAGGCCAGTGGGCTTCCTTTGGACCATATTGCTACCACTGTACAAGGCTCTTCGTACAATTTCACAACCCCCGGTGACTGGCCTCAAGACCAAACCCACTCAGACCCGTATGTTTTCAAACAGCTTCCATTGCTCCCTCACCGGCCGGACAAATGCGCAGAGTTCACCGCTGTAAAACATGAACACAAGGCCAGCAAACAGCAATCTTCTGTGTACCTGCCTCCACCCACGTCCCAGCCACAGAAGATGTCCCTGGAGAAATATAAGGAGAAGCACGCAGCTGAATTAGCAGCACAGAAACGCAGGCAAGAGCAGCCGAGCATGGAATCCGAGGTCAGAGATTCGTATGGGAGTTCCAGCCAGGTCGAGCACCGAAAGTCACAACAGCCTTATGCTCTCGAGCAGCAGggcggcagcagcagcagcactttCACCAGCTCACCACTAAAGATGAAACTTCCCATAACAGGCCAGGAAAAAGTTCAAGGGGAGAAACGGGAAAAGGCGAGCTCGCTAAAGCTCCGCCTTCCAGTCCAGGCTGAGAAAAGTGGCACGAGTAAAGAGGAGCTGAAGATGAAGATCAAGGTTTCGTCAGAGCGCCACAGCTCGTCAGATGAAGGAGCAAGCAAAAGCAAGCATTCCAGTCCGCTAGTGAGCAAGGAGAAGCACCGGCACCACCATAAACATGGCTATACAAATCCACACCAGCGCAGCGTCTCCACCATCAAGAGCCCTGTGACCCTCGGTAGCGAGTCAGGTCAGGGCTCGAGCGCTTTGCATAAGAGGACACACACCGATGGCAGTCATAATCATCGCTCAAAAAAGAGCAAAGGCTCCAAGCCAGCCACAG CAGGTGGACAAGGATTCCCCGGAGAGCCGTGGTCCTGA